A stretch of Arachis hypogaea cultivar Tifrunner chromosome 15, arahy.Tifrunner.gnm2.J5K5, whole genome shotgun sequence DNA encodes these proteins:
- the LOC112749131 gene encoding uncharacterized protein codes for MSTTDAHIRIYIWLIDSDGTVKPERLSVREAMERPNGRRIVLIFNNEMQSIGDEAGLLSGVLGLLGSNYEKFSIGKESWHKVTTKDKVYNECVKNIEHRPPKIDREHWRKLLEYRAKPETKEKCKKNATNRSKQVYTHTGGSKNFTRLKNKEGDSVEESYGSKCTKKNDGSYMNDEARAIGERIEEIEQQDESSGVLSQNDSIAQVFGKEKPGRVRGVGFGPTPTQLFGLNSHAPGNRVKVEETQRKLFALQAELEGEKLKRKAIGDLEPQEKLHKVTGKLSKIAAVCNRRKMLRKK; via the exons ATGTCAACAACGGATGCACACATAAGGATTTATATTTGGCTTATAGATTCTGACGGCACAGTCAAGCCGGAAAGATTAAGCGTGAGGGAGGCTATGGAACGGCCTAACGGTAGAAGAATCGTGCTCATATTCAATAACGAAATGCAGTCAATTGGAGACGAGGCTGGACTATTGAGTGGGGTGCTTGGTCTACTGGGATCTAACTATGAAAAATTTTCTATTGGTAAGGAAAGTTGGCATAAGGTTACCACTAAAGACAAGGTTTATAACGAATGTGTCAAG AATATCGAGCACCGTCCGCCGAAAATTGATCGAGAGCATTGGAGAAAGCTCCTAGAATATCGTGCCAAACCTGAGACGAAG GAGAAGTGCAAGAAGAACGCGACTAATCGATCAAAACAAGTATATACCCACACTGGCGGTTCGAAAAACTTCACACG TCTGAAGAACAAGGAAGGAGACTCGGTAGAGGAGAGTTATGGATCAAAGTGCACAAAAAAAAATGATGGCTCCTATATGAATGATGAAGCAAGGGCAATTGGT GAAAGAATTGAGGAgattgagcaacaggatgaatcTTCTGGAGTGTTGTCTCAAAATGACTCCATTGCTCAGGTTTTTGGTAAAGAAAAACCGGGTAGAGTACGTGGTGTGGGTTTCGGTCCGACTCCTACCCAACTCTTTGGTTTGAATTCACATGCACCAGGCAACAGAGTCAAAGTAGAGGAGACCCAGAGGAAGTTGTTTGCACTGCAGGCAGAATTGGAAGGCGAGAAGTTGAAGAGGAAGGCGAT cGGCGATTTAGAACCGCAAGAAAAATTGCACA